Proteins encoded in a region of the Anopheles aquasalis chromosome 2, idAnoAquaMG_Q_19, whole genome shotgun sequence genome:
- the LOC126572819 gene encoding uncharacterized protein LOC126572819: MEPYATLVRRRWGRVPLLVTLVVIVGCLVQLVGAADSICERIDFNDINTWKVQQCSGEFREIFRLKTYYTTPIIRPFRERSTYFLSNDVRGISCTESINSFYINSFTEIRMIYQLMFTNPCSLTLMVYDLDQIDMFGDPLLAQNWTTRAQTSTWSLFVGKVEREIRRARIQLQADMSSEALLAIEYITVFNPLVLEDFCMMLDEFYTTPAEITTRPSTTSTTTTTTTTPTTTTTTPTTTTTTTTTTTTTTPTTTTTTTTTTTPTTTTTTTPTTTTTTTTPTTTTTPTTTTTTPTTTTTTPTTTTTISTTTTTTTPTTTTTTTPTTTSTTPTTTSTTPSTTTTTTTLASTMTPTSTTSLITIPISIDTTLSTEYPSETTTTIRSTTTRRRRTTTTVSTTTPTTTTTATPTTSTIPRTSLTTSSTTASMTATTTTVPVPVTTSTTNSAYSDTPSTTNYVTTTSSSSSSTQATTMATITTPDTVSSTTESTPTTVLPTTVDQTSTPIVTDETTVYSEERTTGYATTQVPWEPTTLPIVIPLPGESAGTWIALSGVLMVLLVLVSAIALYLYLAGRTALLCCRRSSSADSSKNEQPAQPHYDASDNFVLHDALYSQQLQRHLKNRLGQKHHSVSSISNNSSKAIRQKYPRVSVNHHGPYGVAGARVPVPPVPGRPPPFEPMDEIDEIKYRNRLNKL, translated from the coding sequence ATGGAACCATACGCGACACTAGTGCGCCGTCGGTGGGGCCGTGTCCCGTTGCTGGTGACCTTAGTAGTGATAGTTGGGTGCCTGGTGCAGCTGGTGGGTGCAGCTGATTCGATATGTGAACGAATCGACTTTAACGATATCAACACGTGGAAGGTGCAACAGTGTTCAGGTGAATTTCGTGAGATTTTTCGACTGAAAACGTACTACACGACACCGATAATCAGGCCGTTCCGCGAGCGCAGCACCTATTTCCTCTCGAACGATGTGCGCGGCATCAGCTGTACGGAGTCGATCAATAGTTTCTACATTAACTCGTTTACGGAGATAAGGATGATCTATCAGCTCATGTTTACGAACCCGTGCTCGTTGACGCTGATGGTGTACGATTTGGATCAGATTGATATGTTCGGGGATCCACTGTTGGCGCAGAATTGGACTACGCGTGCCCAAACGTCGACGTGGAGTCTGTTCGTCGGGAAGGTGGAGCGTGAAATACGGCGTGCACGAATACAGCTACAGGCCGATATGAGCTCGGAGGCTCTGCTTGCCATCGAGTACATCACCGTGTTCAATCCGCTAGTGCTTGAGGACTTTTGTATGATGCTGGATGAGTTCTACACAACGCCTGCTGAGATCACTACAAGACCTTCAACAACTTctacaacaaccacaacaacaacaactcccaCAACAACGACTACAacccccacaacaacaacaacaacaacaacgactacAACGACTACAacccccacaacaacaacaacaacaacgacgaccacaactcccacaacaacaacaacaacaacccccacaacaacaacaacaacaacaacccccacaacaacaacaacccccaCAACAACGACTACAacccccacaacaacaacaacaacccccaCAACAACGACTACAatctccacaacaacaacaacaacaacccccacaacaacaacaacaacgacgccaACAACAACTTCTACGACTCCAACAACAACTTCTACGactccatcaacaacaacaacgactacAACCTTAGCGAGTACTATGACACCTACCTCTACAACTTCTCTGATAACAATTCCGATTTCAATCGATACTACTTTGAGCACCGAATATCCTTCTGAGACGACAACTACCATACGGTCCACTACGACCAGACGAAGAAGGACGACcactaccgtctcaacaacaacaccaaccactaccactacaGCTACTCCTACCACATCCACAATACCAAGAACATCACTAACAACATCGTCCACAACGGCTAGTATGACTGCTACGACTACCaccgttcctgttcctgtgaCGACATCAACAACGAACTCGGCGTACTCAGACACCCCCAGCACAACGAACTATGTGAcaacaacttcttcttcttcttcttcgacacAAGCCACAACAATGGCCACGATCACTACGCCCGATACTGTTTCTAGCACTACCGAATCGACACCGACAACCGTCTTACCTACGACGGTGGATCAAACAAGCACACCAATCGTCACGGACGAAACGACAGTTTATTCCGAGGAAAGAACAACCGGATACGCGACAACGCAGGTGCCATGGGAGCCTACGACACTGCCGATCGTGATACCGTTGCCCGGTGAATCAGCTGGAACGTGGATCGCCCTGAGCGgagtgctgatggtgctgctggttctaGTCAGTGCCATCGCACTCTACCTCTACCTGGCCGGTCGtactgctctgctctgttgcAGACGGTCATCATCGgcagacagcagcaaaaacgaGCAACCGGCACAGCCGCACTACGATGCATCGGATAACTTCGTTCTCCATGATGCACTGTACAGCCAGCAGTTGCAGCGCCACCTGAAGAACCGGCTGGGACAGAAGCACCACAGTGTcagcagcattagcaacaacagcagcaaagcaaTCCGTCAAAAGTATCCGCGAGTAAGCGTCAATCACCATGGTCCGTACGGGGTGGCGGGTGCGAGAGTCCCAGTACCGCCCGTACCAGGCCGTCCGCCCCCATTCGAGCCGATGGACGAGATCGACGAAATCAAGTACAGGAACAGACTCAATAAGCTCTAG